Below is a genomic region from Paenibacillus rhizovicinus.
CATACGATGCGGCGTTCGAAGCGCCGGATGCCGTTGCCGAGATGGAACTGCTGATGGAAATGATCCGTTCCGTTCGGAATATTCGCGCCGAAGTGAACGTGCCGATGAGCAAGAAGATCGAATTGCAAATCAAACCGTCCGGCGCGAACGAAGCGGCCATTCTTGCCCGCAACGAAGAGTTCATCGTTCGTTTCTGCGGCACGTCGAAGCTGGACATCAGCCTCGATCTGACGGCTCCCGACAAAGCGATGACAGCGATCGTAACAGGTGCCGAGATGTACCTGCCGCTAGCAGGCCTGATCGACATTGCGCAGGAGATCGCCCGCCTGGAGAAAGAAATCCAGCATCTGGACAACGAGGTCCAGCGCGTGGAGAAGAAGCTCGCCAACGAGGGCTTCGTTGCCAAAGCGCCAGCGAAGGTCATCGAAGAAGAAAAAGCGAAAATGGCCGACTATGCCGATAAGCGCGATAAAGTTAATGCGCGGATCGCGGAATTGAGAGGCTAACCTAATGAGCGAACAACAACAGAATCAAGAAGTGAAGCCGTTCTCGACGTACGAAGAAGCGCGGCTGTGGATCGAGGGGCTGATTCCGTTCGGAATTCGCCCCGGCATGGAACGGATCGAGAAGCTGATGGAGATGACGGGACACCCGGAACGCCGGCTTAAATTCATTCACGTGGCCGGCACGAACGGCAAAGGCTCCGTATGCGCCTACTTGACCAGCGTATTGATCCGCTGCGGTTATGACGTGGGGACGTTTACGTCCCCATACATCACGAAATTCACGAACCGGTTCCAATATAACGGCATGGATATTCCCGAAGAGACGCTGATGGCGCTTGCGAACCGGCTGAAGCCGCTTTGCGATGAGATTGCGGCCACGGACCTCGGCTCGCCTTCCATGTTCGAAGTGTCGACGGCACTGGCGATCCTGTATTACGGCACCGTGTCCTATCCGGATTTCGTCGTGTGGGAAACCGGTCTTGGCGGCCGCTTGGACGTGACGAACATCGTCACGCCGCTCGTTTCGGTCATTACGAACGTCGGTCACGATCATATGGATATTTTGGGCGACTCCCTCGAAGAAATCGCAGCCGAGAAAGCCGGCATCATTAAGCCGGGCATGCCTGTCGTCACTGCGGTCAGCCAGCCGGAGGTAGCGGCCATTATCCGCGAAACCGCGCAAGCGAAGAAAAGCTCGCTTTATATGCTCGGCGATCAGTTTCATGAAGTCACGACGCATGTCCAGGAGAATGAGCAGACCTTCCGTTTCGACGGCATCTTCCGTTCCATCGACGAGCTGACCATTACGCTGAACGGCGCGCACCAGCGGACCAACGCGGCTGTAGCCGTCATGACGCTTGAAGTGATGCGGCAGTATTACGCGCTGATACTGGAAGACGAGGATTTGCGCGAAGGGCTGCGCAGCGCCGCATGGCCCGGCCGTCTGGAAATGATCGGGGATTCCCCGCGCATTCTGGTCGATGGCGCCCATAATCCCGAAGGCGCGGAGATGCTCGCTGCGGCGTTAAAAGAGACGTATTCGTACGAGCGTCTTCACCTTATGATCGGGATGCTGGCGAATAAGAATCATCGCGATGCCTTGCGGCATATACTACCTCTAGTGAATACGCTTGTCGTGACGGAAGCGGATTTCCGCAAGGCTTTGCCTGCCGCCGATTTGGCTTCCC
It encodes:
- a CDS encoding bifunctional folylpolyglutamate synthase/dihydrofolate synthase, yielding MSEQQQNQEVKPFSTYEEARLWIEGLIPFGIRPGMERIEKLMEMTGHPERRLKFIHVAGTNGKGSVCAYLTSVLIRCGYDVGTFTSPYITKFTNRFQYNGMDIPEETLMALANRLKPLCDEIAATDLGSPSMFEVSTALAILYYGTVSYPDFVVWETGLGGRLDVTNIVTPLVSVITNVGHDHMDILGDSLEEIAAEKAGIIKPGMPVVTAVSQPEVAAIIRETAQAKKSSLYMLGDQFHEVTTHVQENEQTFRFDGIFRSIDELTITLNGAHQRTNAAVAVMTLEVMRQYYALILEDEDLREGLRSAAWPGRLEMIGDSPRILVDGAHNPEGAEMLAAALKETYSYERLHLMIGMLANKNHRDALRHILPLVNTLVVTEADFRKALPAADLASLVQELREEAGYSFELIVEPDWKKALERLQMSTSKADLAVVTGTLYLIADVRSQLLYNKDSEKGW